One Vigna unguiculata cultivar IT97K-499-35 chromosome 7, ASM411807v1, whole genome shotgun sequence genomic region harbors:
- the LOC114190951 gene encoding pre-mRNA-processing protein 40A-like isoform X2 has protein sequence MSNNPQFPGLQPLRPPITGSVEPPRNYAPPMPVQFRPVVPAQQPQQFISMPSQHYQHHQHQPVGPGGVPMIGVGMPPQNQQPQFSQPIQQLPPRPNPQLPPPSQAIPMPVARPNLHIPSESMMPQPDSQAPNGYTPGVGGPGMTLSSSYTFAASNYGQVQTNFNSTGQFQPIPQVHALTGSSSQSITTGPTLQSNGGGQPLVTTVMPSATIVQPQLAKNGSTDWIEHTTATGRTFYYNKKTKVSSWEKPFELMTPIERVDESTNWKEYISPDGRKYFYNKVTKESKWLIPEELKLAREQVEKAIVSGPHSEALPNSHTQPSPAPSVAEATVNADNISVSSQGEPSSPVSVAPVVTTSTSTPQPEMPSGPSTSPSATPIAGSKVDELEAPVNIVTPSETSAGGDKAVDTDVSASITPTNDTNNDSTQDILGSADGVPAEDKEDGKTESVGERSNHAAGETKAVEPETLVFANKMEAKDAFKALLDSANVGSDWTWDRAMRLIINDKRYGALKTLGERKQAFNEYLNQRKKHEAEEKRMKQKKAREDFKKMLEESTDLTSSTRWSKAAPIFENDERFKAVERDRDRRDMFESFLEELVNKERARVQEERKRNIMEYKRFLESCDFIKASTQWRKVQDRLEADERCSCLEKIDRLEIFQDYLRDLEKEEEEQKKIQKEELRKIERKNRDEFRKLMEEHIASGILTAKTHWRDYYTKVKDLHAYIAVASNTSGSTPKDLYEDVAEELDKQYHEEKSRIKDAMKLAKITLFSTWTFEDFKSAVSKDIGTSPISDFNLKLVFEELLERVKEKEEKEAKKRKRLADDFFHLLYSIKDITVSSNWEDSIPLVEDSQEFRSIGDESLCKEVFEEYIAQLKEEAKESERIRKEERMKKEKDREERERRKGKQRREKDGGRERGKDEAHKKDKADSDSMELSEIQSSKENKRKQRHSPEHEMDKEKTKKSHGHGSDRKKSKRRASGHESDEGRHKRHKRDHRREGDHGDLEDGEFGDGVDRC, from the exons ATGTCAAATAATCCGCAATTTCCAGGTTTACAG CCTCTTCGGCCTCCTATTACTGGTTCAGTGGAACCTCCCCGCAATTATGCTCCACCTATGCCTGTTCAg TTCCGACCTGTTGTTCCTGCTCAGCAGCCACAACAGTTCATTTCCATGCCTTCTCAACATTACCAGCATCACCAACATCAACCTGTTGGTCCTGGTGGTGTTCCCATGATAGGTGTTGGAATGCCTCCTCAAAATCAACAGCCCCAATTTTCTCAACCAATTCAACAGTTACCCCCAAGACCTAATCCGCAGTTACCACCCCCATCGCAGGCAATTCCAATGCCGGTTGCTCGCCCAAACCTGCACATCCCATCTGAATCAATGATGCCTCAACCTGATTCTCAAGCTCCAAATGGTTACACACCAGGTGTAGGTGGTCCGGGAATGACACTCTCTTCATCATATACG TTTGCAGCATCCAATTATGGTCAAGTGCagacaaattttaattctaCCGGGCAATTTCAACCTATTCCTCAAGTTCATGCTCTCACGGGCTCTTCATCCCAGAGCATTACCACAGGGCCAACTCTTCAGAGCAACGGTGGAGGACAGCCTTTAGTTACAACTGTCATGCCTTCG GCTACCATTGTCCAGCCACAGCTGGCTAAGAATGGCTCCACAGATTGGATTGAGCATACCACTGCTACTGGAAGAAC ATTTTATTACAATAAGAAAACTAAAGTATCTAGTTGGGAGAAGCCTTTTGAATTGATGACGCCTATTGAG agAGTGGATGAATCAACAAACTGGAAGGAGTATATTAGTCCCGATGGACGAAA GTATTTCTACAACAAGGTCACAAAGGAATCTAAGTGGTTAATTCCTGAGGAACTGAAG TTGGCTCGTGAGCAAGTTGAAAAAGCAATTGTCAGTGGACCACATTCTGAAGCATTACCGAATTCTCATACTCAACCCTCTCCGGCACCTTCTGTGGCTGAAGCAACAGTAAATGCAGATAATATATCTGTAAGCAGTCAAGGGGAACCATCAAGTCCTGTTTCAGTTGCTCCAGTTGTTACTACATCCACAAGTACTCCACAACCTGAGATGCCTTCTGGGCCATCTACGTCTCCTTCTGCAACCCCTATAGCTGGATCAAAAGTGGATGAACTTGAGGCACCTGTAAATATTGTCACACCATCAGAAACCAGTGCGGGAGGTGATAAAGCTGTTGATACGGATGTTAGCGCTTCTATAACACCAAC GAACGACACTAACAATGATTCAACTCAAGATATTCTAGGTTCTGCCGATGGAGTTCCTGCAGAAGACAAAGAA GATGGTAAAACTGAATCAGTAGGGGAGAGAAGTAATCACGCGGCTGGAGAAACAAAGGCAGTTGAGCCAGAAACCCTTGTTTTTGCAAATAAGATG GAGGCCAAAGATGCTTTCAAAGCACTCTTGGATTCTGCAAATGTTGGATCTGACTGGACTTGGGATCGG GCTATgcgtttaataattaatgataaaaggTATGGTGCGTTAAAAACACTTGGTGAAAGGAAGCAAGCTTTCAATGAG TACTTAAATCAGAGGAAAAAACATGAAGCTGAGGAAAAgcgaatgaaacaaaaaaaagcaCGGgaggattttaaaaaaatgttagaa GAATCCACGGATTTGACTTCATCCACTAGATGGAG CAAAGCCGCGCCTATATTTGAAAACGATGAACGATTCAAGGCTGTTGAACGTGACAGAGATCGTAGGGATATGTTTGAAAGCTTCTTGGAGGAACTTGTAAACAAG GAACGAGCAAGGGTACAGGAGGAACGAAAGCGAAATATAATGGAATACAAAAGGTTTTTGGAATCGTGTGACTTTATAAAG GCTAGTACACAGTGGAGAAAAGTTCAAGATCGCTTAGAGGCTGATGAAAGATGTTCTTGTCTTGAAAAAATTGATCGCTTGGAAATATTCcag GATTATTTACGTGATTTAGAAAAGGAAGAGGAAGAGCAGAAGAAGATTCAAAAG GAAGAACTGAGAAAGATAGAACGAAAAAACCGTGATGAGTTCCGCAAATTGATGGAGGAACATATCGCCTCAGGCATTCTTACAGCAAAAACTCACTGGCGTGATTATTATACAAAG GTGAAAGATTTACATGCCTACATAGCAGTGGCATCAAACACATCGGGTTCAACTCCCAAAGACTTGTATGAAGATGTTGCTGAAGAGCTAGATAAACAA TATCATGAAGAAAAAAGTCGAATAAAAGATGCAATGAAATTGGCAAAG ATCACCTTATTCTCAACCTGGACGTTTGAAGACTTCAAATCAGCTGTATCAAAAGACATTGGTACTTCTCCAATATCTGATTTCAATTTAAAG CTTGTGTTTGAAGAGCTACTAGAACGGGTGAAagagaaggaggagaaggaagCTAAGAAGCGCAAACGTCTTGCCGATGATTTCTTTCATCTGCTATATTCTATCAAG GACATTACTGTGTCTTCAAATTGGGAGGACTCAATACCACTTGTTGAAGATAGCCAGGAGTTCAG GTCTATTGGAGATGAAAGCCTTTGCAAGGAAGTATTCGAGGAGTACATTGCACAACTGAAAGAAGAGGCAAAAGAAAGTGAGCGGATACGGAAGGAGGAAAGG ATGAAGAAGGAAAAAGACAGGgaggaaagagagagaagaaaagggaAGCAAAGACGGGAGAAAGATGGAGGGCGTGAAAGAGGGAAAGATGAGGCACACAAGAAGGATAAAGCAGACAGTGACAGTATGGAGTTATCTGAAATCCAATCatctaaagaaaacaaaaggaagcAGCGTCATAGTCCAGAGCACGAGATGGATAAAGAGAAGACTAAGAAATCTCACGGTCATGGTAGTGACCGCAAGAAGTCAAAGCGC CGTGCATCTGGCCATGAATCAGATGAAGGACGCCACAAAAGACACAAGAGAGACCACCGCAGAGAAGGTGATCATGGAGATCTTGAAGATGGGGAATTTGGAGATGGTGTGGATAGATG TTGA
- the LOC114190951 gene encoding pre-mRNA-processing protein 40A-like isoform X1, whose protein sequence is MSNNPQFPGLQPLRPPITGSVEPPRNYAPPMPVQFRPVVPAQQPQQFISMPSQHYQHHQHQPVGPGGVPMIGVGMPPQNQQPQFSQPIQQLPPRPNPQLPPPSQAIPMPVARPNLHIPSESMMPQPDSQAPNGYTPGVGGPGMTLSSSYTFAASNYGQVQTNFNSTGQFQPIPQVHALTGSSSQSITTGPTLQSNGGGQPLVTTVMPSATIVQPQLAKNGSTDWIEHTTATGRTFYYNKKTKVSSWEKPFELMTPIERVDESTNWKEYISPDGRKYFYNKVTKESKWLIPEELKLAREQVEKAIVSGPHSEALPNSHTQPSPAPSVAEATVNADNISVSSQGEPSSPVSVAPVVTTSTSTPQPEMPSGPSTSPSATPIAGSKVDELEAPVNIVTPSETSAGGDKAVDTDVSASITPTNDTNNDSTQDILGSADGVPAEDKEDGKTESVGERSNHAAGETKAVEPETLVFANKMEAKDAFKALLDSANVGSDWTWDRAMRLIINDKRYGALKTLGERKQAFNEYLNQRKKHEAEEKRMKQKKAREDFKKMLEESTDLTSSTRWSKAAPIFENDERFKAVERDRDRRDMFESFLEELVNKERARVQEERKRNIMEYKRFLESCDFIKASTQWRKVQDRLEADERCSCLEKIDRLEIFQDYLRDLEKEEEEQKKIQKEELRKIERKNRDEFRKLMEEHIASGILTAKTHWRDYYTKVKDLHAYIAVASNTSGSTPKDLYEDVAEELDKQYHEEKSRIKDAMKLAKITLFSTWTFEDFKSAVSKDIGTSPISDFNLKLVFEELLERVKEKEEKEAKKRKRLADDFFHLLYSIKDITVSSNWEDSIPLVEDSQEFRSIGDESLCKEVFEEYIAQLKEEAKESERIRKEERMKKEKDREERERRKGKQRREKDGGRERGKDEAHKKDKADSDSMELSEIQSSKENKRKQRHSPEHEMDKEKTKKSHGHGSDRKKSKRRASGHESDEGRHKRHKRDHRREGDHGDLEDGEFGDGVDRW, encoded by the exons ATGTCAAATAATCCGCAATTTCCAGGTTTACAG CCTCTTCGGCCTCCTATTACTGGTTCAGTGGAACCTCCCCGCAATTATGCTCCACCTATGCCTGTTCAg TTCCGACCTGTTGTTCCTGCTCAGCAGCCACAACAGTTCATTTCCATGCCTTCTCAACATTACCAGCATCACCAACATCAACCTGTTGGTCCTGGTGGTGTTCCCATGATAGGTGTTGGAATGCCTCCTCAAAATCAACAGCCCCAATTTTCTCAACCAATTCAACAGTTACCCCCAAGACCTAATCCGCAGTTACCACCCCCATCGCAGGCAATTCCAATGCCGGTTGCTCGCCCAAACCTGCACATCCCATCTGAATCAATGATGCCTCAACCTGATTCTCAAGCTCCAAATGGTTACACACCAGGTGTAGGTGGTCCGGGAATGACACTCTCTTCATCATATACG TTTGCAGCATCCAATTATGGTCAAGTGCagacaaattttaattctaCCGGGCAATTTCAACCTATTCCTCAAGTTCATGCTCTCACGGGCTCTTCATCCCAGAGCATTACCACAGGGCCAACTCTTCAGAGCAACGGTGGAGGACAGCCTTTAGTTACAACTGTCATGCCTTCG GCTACCATTGTCCAGCCACAGCTGGCTAAGAATGGCTCCACAGATTGGATTGAGCATACCACTGCTACTGGAAGAAC ATTTTATTACAATAAGAAAACTAAAGTATCTAGTTGGGAGAAGCCTTTTGAATTGATGACGCCTATTGAG agAGTGGATGAATCAACAAACTGGAAGGAGTATATTAGTCCCGATGGACGAAA GTATTTCTACAACAAGGTCACAAAGGAATCTAAGTGGTTAATTCCTGAGGAACTGAAG TTGGCTCGTGAGCAAGTTGAAAAAGCAATTGTCAGTGGACCACATTCTGAAGCATTACCGAATTCTCATACTCAACCCTCTCCGGCACCTTCTGTGGCTGAAGCAACAGTAAATGCAGATAATATATCTGTAAGCAGTCAAGGGGAACCATCAAGTCCTGTTTCAGTTGCTCCAGTTGTTACTACATCCACAAGTACTCCACAACCTGAGATGCCTTCTGGGCCATCTACGTCTCCTTCTGCAACCCCTATAGCTGGATCAAAAGTGGATGAACTTGAGGCACCTGTAAATATTGTCACACCATCAGAAACCAGTGCGGGAGGTGATAAAGCTGTTGATACGGATGTTAGCGCTTCTATAACACCAAC GAACGACACTAACAATGATTCAACTCAAGATATTCTAGGTTCTGCCGATGGAGTTCCTGCAGAAGACAAAGAA GATGGTAAAACTGAATCAGTAGGGGAGAGAAGTAATCACGCGGCTGGAGAAACAAAGGCAGTTGAGCCAGAAACCCTTGTTTTTGCAAATAAGATG GAGGCCAAAGATGCTTTCAAAGCACTCTTGGATTCTGCAAATGTTGGATCTGACTGGACTTGGGATCGG GCTATgcgtttaataattaatgataaaaggTATGGTGCGTTAAAAACACTTGGTGAAAGGAAGCAAGCTTTCAATGAG TACTTAAATCAGAGGAAAAAACATGAAGCTGAGGAAAAgcgaatgaaacaaaaaaaagcaCGGgaggattttaaaaaaatgttagaa GAATCCACGGATTTGACTTCATCCACTAGATGGAG CAAAGCCGCGCCTATATTTGAAAACGATGAACGATTCAAGGCTGTTGAACGTGACAGAGATCGTAGGGATATGTTTGAAAGCTTCTTGGAGGAACTTGTAAACAAG GAACGAGCAAGGGTACAGGAGGAACGAAAGCGAAATATAATGGAATACAAAAGGTTTTTGGAATCGTGTGACTTTATAAAG GCTAGTACACAGTGGAGAAAAGTTCAAGATCGCTTAGAGGCTGATGAAAGATGTTCTTGTCTTGAAAAAATTGATCGCTTGGAAATATTCcag GATTATTTACGTGATTTAGAAAAGGAAGAGGAAGAGCAGAAGAAGATTCAAAAG GAAGAACTGAGAAAGATAGAACGAAAAAACCGTGATGAGTTCCGCAAATTGATGGAGGAACATATCGCCTCAGGCATTCTTACAGCAAAAACTCACTGGCGTGATTATTATACAAAG GTGAAAGATTTACATGCCTACATAGCAGTGGCATCAAACACATCGGGTTCAACTCCCAAAGACTTGTATGAAGATGTTGCTGAAGAGCTAGATAAACAA TATCATGAAGAAAAAAGTCGAATAAAAGATGCAATGAAATTGGCAAAG ATCACCTTATTCTCAACCTGGACGTTTGAAGACTTCAAATCAGCTGTATCAAAAGACATTGGTACTTCTCCAATATCTGATTTCAATTTAAAG CTTGTGTTTGAAGAGCTACTAGAACGGGTGAAagagaaggaggagaaggaagCTAAGAAGCGCAAACGTCTTGCCGATGATTTCTTTCATCTGCTATATTCTATCAAG GACATTACTGTGTCTTCAAATTGGGAGGACTCAATACCACTTGTTGAAGATAGCCAGGAGTTCAG GTCTATTGGAGATGAAAGCCTTTGCAAGGAAGTATTCGAGGAGTACATTGCACAACTGAAAGAAGAGGCAAAAGAAAGTGAGCGGATACGGAAGGAGGAAAGG ATGAAGAAGGAAAAAGACAGGgaggaaagagagagaagaaaagggaAGCAAAGACGGGAGAAAGATGGAGGGCGTGAAAGAGGGAAAGATGAGGCACACAAGAAGGATAAAGCAGACAGTGACAGTATGGAGTTATCTGAAATCCAATCatctaaagaaaacaaaaggaagcAGCGTCATAGTCCAGAGCACGAGATGGATAAAGAGAAGACTAAGAAATCTCACGGTCATGGTAGTGACCGCAAGAAGTCAAAGCGC CGTGCATCTGGCCATGAATCAGATGAAGGACGCCACAAAAGACACAAGAGAGACCACCGCAGAGAAGGTGATCATGGAGATCTTGAAGATGGGGAATTTGGAGATGGTGTGGATAGATGGTAG
- the LOC114190951 gene encoding pre-mRNA-processing protein 40A-like isoform X3 — protein MSNNPQFPGLQPLRPPITGSVEPPRNYAPPMPVQFRPVVPAQQPQQFISMPSQHYQHHQHQPVGPGGVPMIGVGMPPQNQQPQFSQPIQQLPPRPNPQLPPPSQAIPMPVARPNLHIPSESMMPQPDSQAPNGYTPGVGGPGMTLSSSYTFAASNYGQVQTNFNSTGQFQPIPQVHALTGSSSQSITTGPTLQSNGGGQPLVTTVMPSATIVQPQLAKNGSTDWIEHTTATGRTFYYNKKTKVSSWEKPFELMTPIERVDESTNWKEYISPDGRKYFYNKVTKESKWLIPEELKLAREQVEKAIVSGPHSEALPNSHTQPSPAPSVAEATVNADNISVSSQGEPSSPVSVAPVVTTSTSTPQPEMPSGPSTSPSATPIAGSKVDELEAPVNIVTPSETSAGGDKAVDTDVSASITPTNDTNNDSTQDILGSADGVPAEDKEDGKTESVGERSNHAAGETKAVEPETLVFANKMEAKDAFKALLDSANVGSDWTWDRAMRLIINDKRYGALKTLGERKQAFNEYLNQRKKHEAEEKRMKQKKAREDFKKMLEESTDLTSSTRWSKAAPIFENDERFKAVERDRDRRDMFESFLEELVNKERARVQEERKRNIMEYKRFLESCDFIKASTQWRKVQDRLEADERCSCLEKIDRLEIFQDYLRDLEKEEEEQKKIQKEELRKIERKNRDEFRKLMEEHIASGILTAKTHWRDYYTKVKDLHAYIAVASNTSGSTPKDLYEDVAEELDKQYHEEKSRIKDAMKLAKITLFSTWTFEDFKSAVSKDIGTSPISDFNLKLVFEELLERVKEKEEKEAKKRKRLADDFFHLLYSIKDITVSSNWEDSIPLVEDSQEFSEFHHFQDIQIHWPLLLLAFLLHLLDNHQ, from the exons ATGTCAAATAATCCGCAATTTCCAGGTTTACAG CCTCTTCGGCCTCCTATTACTGGTTCAGTGGAACCTCCCCGCAATTATGCTCCACCTATGCCTGTTCAg TTCCGACCTGTTGTTCCTGCTCAGCAGCCACAACAGTTCATTTCCATGCCTTCTCAACATTACCAGCATCACCAACATCAACCTGTTGGTCCTGGTGGTGTTCCCATGATAGGTGTTGGAATGCCTCCTCAAAATCAACAGCCCCAATTTTCTCAACCAATTCAACAGTTACCCCCAAGACCTAATCCGCAGTTACCACCCCCATCGCAGGCAATTCCAATGCCGGTTGCTCGCCCAAACCTGCACATCCCATCTGAATCAATGATGCCTCAACCTGATTCTCAAGCTCCAAATGGTTACACACCAGGTGTAGGTGGTCCGGGAATGACACTCTCTTCATCATATACG TTTGCAGCATCCAATTATGGTCAAGTGCagacaaattttaattctaCCGGGCAATTTCAACCTATTCCTCAAGTTCATGCTCTCACGGGCTCTTCATCCCAGAGCATTACCACAGGGCCAACTCTTCAGAGCAACGGTGGAGGACAGCCTTTAGTTACAACTGTCATGCCTTCG GCTACCATTGTCCAGCCACAGCTGGCTAAGAATGGCTCCACAGATTGGATTGAGCATACCACTGCTACTGGAAGAAC ATTTTATTACAATAAGAAAACTAAAGTATCTAGTTGGGAGAAGCCTTTTGAATTGATGACGCCTATTGAG agAGTGGATGAATCAACAAACTGGAAGGAGTATATTAGTCCCGATGGACGAAA GTATTTCTACAACAAGGTCACAAAGGAATCTAAGTGGTTAATTCCTGAGGAACTGAAG TTGGCTCGTGAGCAAGTTGAAAAAGCAATTGTCAGTGGACCACATTCTGAAGCATTACCGAATTCTCATACTCAACCCTCTCCGGCACCTTCTGTGGCTGAAGCAACAGTAAATGCAGATAATATATCTGTAAGCAGTCAAGGGGAACCATCAAGTCCTGTTTCAGTTGCTCCAGTTGTTACTACATCCACAAGTACTCCACAACCTGAGATGCCTTCTGGGCCATCTACGTCTCCTTCTGCAACCCCTATAGCTGGATCAAAAGTGGATGAACTTGAGGCACCTGTAAATATTGTCACACCATCAGAAACCAGTGCGGGAGGTGATAAAGCTGTTGATACGGATGTTAGCGCTTCTATAACACCAAC GAACGACACTAACAATGATTCAACTCAAGATATTCTAGGTTCTGCCGATGGAGTTCCTGCAGAAGACAAAGAA GATGGTAAAACTGAATCAGTAGGGGAGAGAAGTAATCACGCGGCTGGAGAAACAAAGGCAGTTGAGCCAGAAACCCTTGTTTTTGCAAATAAGATG GAGGCCAAAGATGCTTTCAAAGCACTCTTGGATTCTGCAAATGTTGGATCTGACTGGACTTGGGATCGG GCTATgcgtttaataattaatgataaaaggTATGGTGCGTTAAAAACACTTGGTGAAAGGAAGCAAGCTTTCAATGAG TACTTAAATCAGAGGAAAAAACATGAAGCTGAGGAAAAgcgaatgaaacaaaaaaaagcaCGGgaggattttaaaaaaatgttagaa GAATCCACGGATTTGACTTCATCCACTAGATGGAG CAAAGCCGCGCCTATATTTGAAAACGATGAACGATTCAAGGCTGTTGAACGTGACAGAGATCGTAGGGATATGTTTGAAAGCTTCTTGGAGGAACTTGTAAACAAG GAACGAGCAAGGGTACAGGAGGAACGAAAGCGAAATATAATGGAATACAAAAGGTTTTTGGAATCGTGTGACTTTATAAAG GCTAGTACACAGTGGAGAAAAGTTCAAGATCGCTTAGAGGCTGATGAAAGATGTTCTTGTCTTGAAAAAATTGATCGCTTGGAAATATTCcag GATTATTTACGTGATTTAGAAAAGGAAGAGGAAGAGCAGAAGAAGATTCAAAAG GAAGAACTGAGAAAGATAGAACGAAAAAACCGTGATGAGTTCCGCAAATTGATGGAGGAACATATCGCCTCAGGCATTCTTACAGCAAAAACTCACTGGCGTGATTATTATACAAAG GTGAAAGATTTACATGCCTACATAGCAGTGGCATCAAACACATCGGGTTCAACTCCCAAAGACTTGTATGAAGATGTTGCTGAAGAGCTAGATAAACAA TATCATGAAGAAAAAAGTCGAATAAAAGATGCAATGAAATTGGCAAAG ATCACCTTATTCTCAACCTGGACGTTTGAAGACTTCAAATCAGCTGTATCAAAAGACATTGGTACTTCTCCAATATCTGATTTCAATTTAAAG CTTGTGTTTGAAGAGCTACTAGAACGGGTGAAagagaaggaggagaaggaagCTAAGAAGCGCAAACGTCTTGCCGATGATTTCTTTCATCTGCTATATTCTATCAAG GACATTACTGTGTCTTCAAATTGGGAGGACTCAATACCACTTGTTGAAGATAGCCAGGAGTTCAG CGAATTTCACCATTTCCAAGACATTCAAATACATTGGCCCTTGCTGCTCCTAGCTTTCTTGCTCCATCTATTAGACAACCACCAATGA
- the LOC114190612 gene encoding phytosulfokines 3-like yields MKMSSKVTSATLCLAVLFLFLTSTYAGRLGPASSSFTSTKTQHGVLEEEKLDVEESCDGISEEDCLMRRTLVAHTDYIYTQKHKP; encoded by the exons ATGAAAATGTCGTCTAAGGTCACTAGTGCCACCCTTTGCCTTGCAGTGTTATTCCTCTTCTTAACCTCCACATATGCTGGAAGACTTGGCCCTGCTTCTTCCTCTTTCACTTCAACCAAAACTCAACATGGG GTTTTGGAAGAGGAAAAGTTGGACGTGGAGGAAAGTTGCGATGGTATTTCAGAAGAAGATTGCTTGATGAGAAGAACACTTGTGGCTCACACGGATTATATCTACACACAGAAGCACAAACCATGA
- the LOC114189875 gene encoding uncharacterized protein LOC114189875, translating to MLQTLGGVTLRFVNRSWLRNLTVRAMTFSSSSEYGDQSRGGLPRFYSEILPPSKGSVIRVQGDEFWHMTKVLRLSTNDRVQLFNGKGGLVEGCIQDMDRSGLDFVASSDLISIPPQNTQLHVFAGFGTLKGGRADWLVEKCTELGASSVTPLLTERSPSISENRVDRLERVILAASKQCQRLHEMVLKDPIEIDDLLHLIAQSKLALVATAKATPVLSALTSLEKKTSGLIIIGPEGDFTEKEASMMMEAGATAVSLGPHRLRVETATISLLATVMLWSDSLQTSVS from the exons ATGTTGCAAACCCTAGGAGGCGTAACCCTTCGCTTCGTGAATCGGTCATGGCTCCGAAACCTGACGGTGCGTGCAATGACATTCTCTTCCTCTTCCGAGTATGGAGACCAGTCACGGGGTGGCCTTCCTCGCTTCTACTCCGAAATTCTTCCTCCTTCCAAG GGTAGTGTTATACGCGTGCAAGGTGATGAATTCTGGCATATGACAAAAGTACTGAGGTTGAGCACCAACGATAG GGTACAGCTGTTCAATGGAAAAGGAGGTCTGGTAGAAGGATGCATACAGGACATGGACCGCAGTGGGCTTGATTTTGTTGCATCGAGTGATTTGATATCAATACCTCCACAAAATACACAATTGCACGTATTTGCTGGTTTTG GTACTCTAAAGGGTGGGCGTGCTGACTGGCTTGTAGAAAAATGCACT GAACTTGGAGCCAGTAGTGTAACTCCTCTATTGACTGAACGTTCTCCATCGATCTCAGAAAATCGGGTGGACAGATTGGAACGTGTCATTTTAGCAGCATCCAAACaat GTCAACGACTGCATGAAATGGTTCTGAAAGATCCTATAGAGATTGATGACCTTTTGCACCTT ATTGCACAATCAAAGCTAGCTCTTGTTGCGACGGCGAAAGCAACTCCTGTTCTTAGTGCATTGACATCATTGGAAAAGAAAACCAGTGGCTTAATAATTATTGGACCAGAAGGCG ATTTCACCGAGAAAGAAGCGAGTATGATGATGGAAGCAGGTGCTACAGCTGTTAGTCTTGGACCTCATCGTCTTCGGGTTGAAACTGCCACTATATCACTTTTGGCAACTGTCATGTTATGGTCTGACTCACTGCAAACTTCGGTCAGTTGA
- the LOC114190184 gene encoding uncharacterized protein LOC114190184 — MSSIGQSILMALTVTLNKYASSNLQAVPRTQGKAAHTSTPTLNTKLELGRRGIVLSTLIATTQIPDSRTQLLQKYQKKSEENKEKNDKERLDSYYKRNYKDYFELMEGTLKRRDGTVSDTEKGILDWLQKNK, encoded by the exons ATGAGTTCAATTGGGCAAAGCATATTGATGGCACTAACTGTTACACTAAACAAGTATGCTTCATCTAATTTGCAAGCAGTTCCTAGAACACAGGGGAAAGCAGCACACACATCCACACCAACCTTAAACACCAAATTGGAATTGGGAAGAAGAGGCATTGTCTTATCCACTCTAATTGCCACCACCCAAATACCTGACTCTAGAACTCAGCTTCTTCAAA AATATCAGAAGAAATCAGAGGAAAACAAGGAGAAAAATGACAAAGAG AGGCTGGATAGTTATTACAAGCGAAATTACAAGGATTACTTCGAACTGATGGAAGGAACGCTGAAGAGAAGGGATGGGACAGTTTCAGATACAGAAAAGGGTATCCTTGATTGGCTTCAAAAAAACAAGTGA